The following coding sequences are from one Dermacentor silvarum isolate Dsil-2018 chromosome 4, BIME_Dsil_1.4, whole genome shotgun sequence window:
- the LOC119448612 gene encoding uncharacterized protein LOC119448612, with translation MASSSSDVLDRSDGSLSPAQSLFLTMYDGNAPSPVLLGEATTAASENSPSSGPWGEGETRLLLNLYAHYSTKVGPMKKFRCKRAMYEYISKEILQILNIYRTPTQCESRFKTIAKRKKDEDTNNKTSGHSRCQVSYEEEFAAIRAADDSIQPEVLRGVHSVTYKTSQSAQGAKDPANILTGAANIPIGADCADLSGNSEFLDAPSSVVTDSAPKRKGTHKAGRPNAGRMMHMKYFFEHMQKIMKSEKQKGKRERKDERKGTKSCSNSTGSTSLH, from the exons ATGGCGTCGTCCAGTTCAGATGTGCTTGACCGCAGCGACGGCTCTCTCAGCCCAGCGCAGTCACTCTTCCTCACCATGTATGACG GTAACGCACCAAGCCCAGTCTTGCTTGGGgaagccaccactgctgccaGCGAGAACAGCCCGTCTTCCG GACCATGGGGAGAAGGCGAGACAAGGCTGTTATTAAACCTTTATGCACACTACTCAACCAAAGTAGGCCCCATGAAAAAATTCCGCTGCAAGCGTGCTATGTACGAGTATATTTCTAAGGAAATTCTTCAGATCCTGAATATTTACAGGACTCCGACACAGTGCGAGTCACGATTCAAGACAATTGCAAAGCGAAAGAAAGATGAAGACACTAATAACAAAACATCAGGCCATTCCCGCTGCCAGGTGTCGTATGAAGAAGAATTTGCGGCAATAAGGGCAGCAGATGACAGCATACAGCCCGAAGTTCTTCGTGGTGTGCACTCCGTGACATACAAGACATCTCAATCTGCTCAAGGTGCCAAGGATCCCGCCAACATTCTTACAGGTGCTGCCAACATTCCTATAGGAGCTGACTGTGCTGACCTGTCAGGCAACTCTGAATTTCTCGACGCCCCTTCAAGCGTAGTTACCGACTCTGCACCAAAAAGAAAGGGAACACACAAGGCAGGCCGTCCTAATGCAGGTCGAATGATGCACATGAAGTATTTCTTTGAGCACATGCAAAAAATAATGAAGAGCGAGAAGCaaaaagggaagagagagagaaaagacgagaggaaaggcaCCAAGAGCTGCTCAAACTCCACAGGGAGCACATCGCTGCATTGA
- the LOC119448611 gene encoding putative nuclease HARBI1, which produces MSKRRRLRKAQESSVMLLEHLATEGLEASSSDDDDDDRHIYANKFAELFAEHLEVPKVKGYVQKVVSDYSDKQFRSNFRLPRSACNQLVKQFEASECFPSDRNHGGVPVKSAEEHILSFLWYAVNKASMREVAVLFNMAESTQFAVIDRVLGFLCAIAPDVIYFGMDKEALAREFENLAGFPNVIGCIDGTYIPMRCPVNKTRSTYINRHDQVSLTMQGICNSKGRFQDVFTGPPSKVHDGRVLKLSTVQQDLPTLCQVNRYHILGDAAYPIREHLLTPFKNYGNMTQAKSKYNTCHASTRVVIENAFALLKQRFRQLRYIEFTTVDKITQFIVGCCVLHNICLDNGDIDVEDLLTDEEREERSQDTLLRIRQDRAELAANRQPQTDRESVLRRLGELKRNALVGQL; this is translated from the exons ATGTCGAAACGAAGGCGGCTACGAAAGGCGCAAGAATCATCAGTGATGCTTTTAGAGCACCTCGCAACCGAGGGCCTTGAAGCTAGCAgctccgacgacgacgacgacgaccgccACATTTATGCAAACAAGTTCGCCGAGTTGTTCGCCGAGCATCTTGAAGTGCCGAAGGTCAAAGGCTATGTTCAGAAGGTAGTCAGCGATTATTCCGACAAACAG TTTCGCAGCAACTTCCGCCTCCCGCGATCAGCCTGTAACCAGCTGGTCAAACAGTTCGAAGCGTCGGAATGTTTTCCGTCTGACAGGAACCATGGCGGTGTGCCCGTCAAATCGGCAGAGGAGCACATTCTCTCATTTCTCTG GTATGCTGTCAACAAGGCCTCAATGAGGGAGGTTGCTGTGCTTTTCAACatggcagagtctacgcagtttGCTGTGATTGATAGGGTGCTCGGCTTTCTTTGTGCCATTGCCCCAGACGTCATATACTTTGGAATGGACAAAGAGGCATTAGCCAGGGAATTCGAGAAT CTTGCAGGGTTTCCGAATGTAATAGGGTGTATCGATGGCACCTATATTCCCATGCGCTGCCCAGTGAACAAGACAAGGTCTACCTATATAAACAGGCATGACCAGGTGTCATTAACAATGCAGGGCATCTGCAACTCCAAAGGCAGGTTCCAAGACGTCTTTACTGGCCCACCAAGCAAGGTTCATGATGGTCGTGTGCTGAAACTATCAACTGTTCAGCAAGATTTGCCCACACTTTGCCAGGTGAACAGGTATCACATCCTTGGAGATGCCGCCTACCCAATTAGGGAACACCTTCTTACGCCGTTTAAGAATTATGGCAACATGACGCAAGCAAAGAGCAAGTACAATACTTGCCATGCATCTACAAGGGTAGTCATTGAAAATGCATTCGCCTTATTAAAGCAGAGGTTTCGTCAGCTTCGCTACATCGAATTCACCACAGTTGACAAAATAACACAGTTCATTGTAGGATGCTGCGTGCTCCACAACATATGCCTCGACAATGGCGACATAGATGTGGAGGATCTGTTGACCGACGAAGAGAGGGAAGAAAGAAGCCAGGATACACTGCTGCGCATCAGACAGGACCGCGCAGAGTTGGCTGCTAACAGGCAGCCACAGACTGACCGTGAAAGTGTGCTTCGCCGTCTGGGTGAATTGAAAAGAAATGCTTTGGTGGGGCAGCTGTAG